From one Anopheles bellator chromosome 1, idAnoBellAS_SP24_06.2, whole genome shotgun sequence genomic stretch:
- the LOC131216500 gene encoding E3 ubiquitin-protein ligase RNF113A, translated as MSTFIKRNLKNKGARKRKQSTDSDEAEEESSVVVTSDKRKKANPNIQSTSVVRQKQNHSAGADASNSSEDDESVVVSYKSKRSAQAEGPRDQGATAELEIETEKDRDAQAIYQKSIDINKEQEGKEDDKVYRGLNNYTQFFKKKDSAQGNAASGMVRKGPIRAPANIRSTVRWDYQPDICKDYKETGYCGFGDSCKFLHDRSDYKHGWQLEQEGPGTGNNYAAEDSDGDDTKYEIHSDEEDLPFKCYICRESFVDPIITKCKHYFCERCALAQYKKSSRCAICGVQTNGVFNPAKELIARLKTREMEEQNSDSD; from the exons ATGTCCACATTCATAAAAAGAAATCTTAAAAACAAGGGTGCACGAAAGCGCAAACAGTCGACCGATTCAG atgaagcagaagaagagtCCTCTGTGGTGGTGACAAGCGACAAGCGGAAGAAGGCCAATCCGAACATACAGAGCACTTCGGTTGTGCGACAAAAACAGAACCATTCAGCTGGCGCGGATGCTTCCAACTCAAGTGAAGATGATGAGAGCGTCGTTGTGAGCTACAAGTCAAAGCGTTCCGCCCAGGCAGAAGGACCGCGGGATCAGGGCGCTACCGCGGAGCTGgagatcgaaaccgaaaaagatcGGGACGCACAGGCCATCTACCAGAAGAGCATCGACATCAACAAGGAGCAGGAAGGGAAGGAGGACGACAAAGTATACCGTGGGTTGAACAATTACACGCAGTTCTTCAAGAAGAAAGATAGTGCCCAGGGCAACGCAGCGTCGGGAATGGTACGGAAGGGGCCGATTCGGGCGCCGGCCAACATTCGCTCCACCGTGCGCTGGGACTATCAGCCGGATATCTGCAAGGACTACAAAGAGACGGGGTACTGTGGGTTTGGCGATAGTTGCAAGTTTTTGCACGATCGCAGTGACTACAAGCACGGCTGGCAGCTGGAACAGGAAGGACCCGGCACGGGCAACAACTACGCGGCAGAGGATTCTGATGGCGACGACACCAAATACGAGATTCATTCTGACGAAGAAGACTTGCCGTTCAAGTGCTACATTTGTCGCGAAAGTTTTGTCGATCCGATTATCACAAA gtgtaaacattatttttgcgAACGTTGCGCTTTGGCGCAGTACAAAAAATCATCCCGTTGTGCAATCTGTGGCGTGCAAACGAATGGTGTCTTCAATCCGGCTAAGGAGCTAATTGCTCGATTGAAGACTAGAGAGATGGAAGAGCAGAATTCGGACAGTGATTAG